From one Bordetella genomosp. 9 genomic stretch:
- a CDS encoding hybrid sensor histidine kinase/response regulator: protein MSPNSLRDASLLDLYKMEADVQVQVLDAGLLALERDPLAQDHLAACMRAAHSLKGAARIVGLDGPVRVAHAMEDRLVDAQKGRAPLDAAAIDMLLRGTDLLRHMPAADAQADVVAAQAFIDTLGGPPGGDAIAENAMPAPASQLGTPDPQPGTPDPAPPRDGEIAERALRVTARTLDELLGLSSETLVEANRLSPFAASLLPLKRMQDGLAKALESLQHSVAAGGADAAALAALEQASQHAAACQDMLADRMAQADQFGWRIGDLGQRLYDTALQCRMRPFGDAVAGLPRMVRDLARTLGKQARLEIVGTDTRVDRDILEGLDAPLTHLLRNAVDHGIEMPAQRRAAGKREEGTVTLQARHSAGMLVVEVGDDGRGIDVAALREEIIRRGLATRQTADTLSETETLAFLFLPGFTTRAAVTEISGRGVGLDVVHDMARRLRGTARVLQRPGQGARFTLELPLSLSVVRSLIVDIAGERYAFPLAYVSRTLRLPRTAIAQLEGRQHFTHDGAQIGLVGASQVLQYARQPALGDLVAVVLLTDPQGRRYGVAVDRFIAEQTLVVQPLDPRLGKLQDIQAGAVMEDGVPVLILDVEDMLRTIEKQAAGGTLRRVDGPAAERAAAPRKRILVVDDSLTVRELERKLLSHRGYDVAVAVDGMDGWNMARAQHFDLVVTDVDMPRMDGIELVTLIRKDPRMQSMHVMVVSYKDRPEDRQRGLDAGADYYLGKSSFHDDALLDAVEDLIGRADA from the coding sequence ATGAGTCCCAACTCCCTGCGCGACGCCTCGCTGCTGGACTTGTACAAGATGGAAGCCGACGTCCAGGTGCAGGTACTGGATGCCGGATTGCTGGCCCTGGAGCGCGACCCGCTGGCGCAGGATCACCTGGCCGCATGCATGCGCGCCGCGCATTCGCTCAAGGGGGCGGCGCGCATCGTCGGCCTGGATGGGCCGGTGCGGGTGGCGCATGCGATGGAAGACCGCCTGGTCGACGCGCAGAAAGGCCGCGCGCCGCTGGATGCCGCCGCCATCGACATGCTGCTGCGCGGGACCGATCTGCTGCGCCATATGCCGGCGGCGGACGCACAGGCCGACGTCGTGGCGGCGCAGGCCTTCATCGATACGCTGGGCGGGCCGCCCGGCGGCGACGCCATCGCCGAGAACGCTATGCCCGCGCCGGCGTCGCAGCTCGGGACGCCGGATCCGCAGCCCGGGACGCCGGATCCGGCGCCGCCTCGCGACGGCGAGATCGCCGAACGCGCATTGCGCGTGACGGCGCGTACGTTGGATGAACTGCTGGGCCTGTCCAGCGAAACCCTGGTCGAGGCCAACCGCCTCTCGCCCTTCGCCGCCTCCCTGCTCCCGCTCAAGCGCATGCAGGACGGCCTGGCCAAGGCCCTGGAATCGCTGCAACACTCGGTGGCCGCCGGCGGCGCCGATGCCGCCGCACTGGCCGCCCTGGAACAGGCAAGCCAGCACGCCGCCGCCTGCCAGGACATGCTGGCCGACCGCATGGCGCAGGCCGACCAATTCGGCTGGCGTATCGGCGACCTGGGCCAGCGCCTGTACGACACGGCGCTGCAATGCCGCATGCGCCCCTTCGGCGACGCGGTCGCGGGCCTGCCCCGCATGGTGCGCGATCTCGCCCGTACGCTGGGCAAGCAGGCGCGGCTGGAAATCGTCGGCACCGACACTCGCGTGGACCGCGATATCCTGGAAGGCCTGGACGCGCCGCTCACGCACCTGCTGCGCAACGCCGTCGACCACGGCATCGAAATGCCCGCCCAGCGCCGCGCCGCCGGCAAGCGCGAAGAAGGCACCGTCACGCTGCAGGCGCGCCACAGCGCCGGCATGCTCGTGGTGGAAGTCGGCGACGACGGGCGCGGCATCGACGTCGCCGCCCTGCGCGAAGAGATCATCCGCCGCGGCCTGGCCACGCGGCAGACCGCCGACACGCTCAGCGAAACGGAAACGCTGGCCTTTCTTTTCCTGCCCGGTTTTACCACCCGCGCGGCGGTCACCGAGATATCCGGCCGCGGCGTGGGCCTGGACGTGGTGCACGACATGGCCCGGCGCCTGCGCGGCACCGCCCGCGTATTGCAGCGCCCCGGCCAGGGGGCCCGCTTCACGCTGGAGCTGCCGCTATCGCTGTCGGTGGTGCGCAGCCTGATCGTCGATATCGCCGGCGAACGCTACGCCTTTCCGCTGGCCTACGTGTCGCGCACGCTGCGCCTGCCGCGCACCGCCATCGCGCAGCTGGAAGGCCGCCAGCACTTCACCCACGACGGTGCGCAGATCGGCCTGGTCGGCGCCAGCCAGGTGTTGCAATACGCGCGGCAGCCGGCGCTGGGCGACCTGGTGGCGGTCGTGCTGCTGACCGATCCGCAGGGCCGCCGCTACGGCGTTGCCGTGGACCGTTTCATCGCCGAGCAGACGCTGGTGGTGCAACCGCTCGATCCGCGCCTGGGCAAGCTGCAGGACATCCAGGCCGGCGCGGTCATGGAAGACGGCGTGCCCGTGCTGATCCTGGACGTCGAGGACATGCTGCGCACCATCGAAAAGCAGGCAGCCGGCGGCACTCTGCGCCGCGTCGACGGACCCGCCGCGGAGCGCGCCGCCGCGCCCCGCAAGCGGATCCTGGTGGTGGACGATTCGCTGACCGTGCGCGAGCTGGAACGTAAACTGCTCAGCCACCGCGGCTACGACGTGGCGGTCGCCGTCGACGGCATGGATGGCTGGAACATGGCGCGTGCCCAGCATTTCGATCTGGTCGTCACCGACGTCGACATGCCGCGCATGGACGGCATAGAACTGGTCACCCTGATCCGCAAGGATCCGCGGATGCAGTCGATGCACGTGATGGTGGTTTCGTACAAGGACCGGCCGGAAGACCGGCAGCGGGGCCTGGATGCCGGCGCCGACTATTACCTGGGGAAGAGCAGCTTCCACGACGACGCGCTGCTGGATGCCGTCGAAGACCTGATAGGACGGGCGGACGCGTGA
- a CDS encoding chemotaxis protein CheW, giving the protein MHERDSAPIDDCWNRIGVRGDRSCPRLAEYIHCRECPVQEEAAKNLLYRAQADTAVLQGDAAAMRPGSVAGVAAASAGTSAGAAGIAADGRAGGAGTRPDSGVTATGTDMISLLIFRLHAEWLALPVSALAEVTPMRPVHSLPRRSGVVLGVCNVRGRLVPCVSLAALLDLAPREDAADKATPRMLVLSTRGGTIVSPVDEVAGIQPYPRTAIGALPDTLAGGHYAAGVVRYRDRAVGMLDANRLAHAIEGKLA; this is encoded by the coding sequence ATGCATGAACGCGATTCCGCGCCGATAGATGACTGCTGGAACCGCATCGGCGTACGCGGCGACCGGTCCTGCCCGCGGCTGGCGGAATATATCCATTGCCGGGAATGCCCGGTGCAGGAAGAGGCGGCCAAGAACCTGTTGTATCGCGCGCAGGCGGATACCGCGGTCCTGCAGGGGGACGCCGCCGCGATGCGGCCGGGTTCCGTGGCCGGGGTCGCGGCCGCATCGGCGGGCACATCGGCGGGCGCGGCTGGGATCGCGGCGGACGGCCGTGCCGGCGGCGCCGGCACACGGCCCGACAGCGGGGTGACCGCCACCGGCACGGACATGATCTCGCTGCTGATCTTCCGCCTGCACGCGGAATGGCTGGCCCTGCCGGTGTCGGCGCTGGCCGAAGTCACGCCCATGCGCCCTGTCCACAGCCTGCCGCGCCGGTCCGGCGTGGTCCTGGGCGTGTGCAATGTCCGCGGACGACTGGTTCCCTGCGTGTCGCTGGCCGCTTTGCTCGACCTGGCGCCGCGCGAGGACGCCGCCGACAAGGCCACGCCGCGCATGCTCGTCCTGTCCACGCGCGGCGGCACCATCGTCAGCCCGGTCGACGAAGTGGCCGGCATACAGCCCTATCCCCGCACGGCCATCGGGGCGTTGCCCGACACGCTCGCCGGCGGCCACTATGCGGCGGGCGTCGTGCGCTACCGCGACCGCGCCGTCGGCATGCTGGACGCCAACCGGCTGGCGCATGCGATCGAGGGGAAATTGGCATGA